The Streptomyces sp. Alt3 genome has a segment encoding these proteins:
- a CDS encoding DUF6221 family protein, whose amino-acid sequence MTTDLVAFVRARFEEELEKARYAGDVVGRQPERFGVEPEDAAKHARFSVAAAEARLVLLADTVVPYLGTAGPGGRNAEFQLRLLAAPYVEHRDYPHDEGSAHQPGSPA is encoded by the coding sequence ATGACCACCGATCTGGTGGCCTTCGTCCGGGCGCGTTTCGAAGAGGAGCTGGAGAAGGCCCGCTACGCCGGCGACGTGGTGGGCAGGCAGCCCGAACGCTTCGGCGTCGAACCCGAGGACGCCGCCAAGCACGCCCGCTTCTCCGTCGCCGCAGCCGAGGCCCGGCTCGTGTTGCTCGCCGACACCGTGGTGCCGTACCTGGGAACTGCGGGGCCCGGCGGCCGGAACGCCGAATTCCAGCTGCGACTGCTTGCCGCGCCCTACGTCGAACACCGGGACTACCCGCACGACGAGGGATCCGCCCACCAGCCCGGGAGCCCTGCATGA
- a CDS encoding DUF6221 family protein, giving the protein MTAELVAFLRARLDEQEAAAVAAGGAGEGWQALGTGVYSAASVDDDVPPLVTAGPEVGGSDEDAARAEHIALHDPAQVLREVAATRGLLKRYTTPETGEGLPDAFGHHTAGTPRMAVEVAVRHLAQAYAHHPDHRPGWHP; this is encoded by the coding sequence ATGACCGCCGAACTGGTGGCCTTCCTCCGAGCCCGTCTCGACGAGCAGGAGGCAGCCGCTGTCGCCGCCGGCGGCGCGGGTGAGGGCTGGCAGGCGTTGGGGACGGGCGTCTACTCCGCGGCCTCTGTGGACGACGACGTCCCGCCTCTGGTCACTGCCGGGCCGGAGGTCGGCGGGTCCGACGAGGACGCCGCCCGCGCCGAACACATCGCCCTGCACGACCCGGCGCAGGTGTTGCGTGAGGTCGCTGCGACACGGGGGCTGCTGAAGCGGTACACGACACCCGAGACGGGTGAAGGGCTTCCGGACGCCTTCGGTCACCACACGGCCGGCACGCCACGCATGGCCGTCGAGGTGGCGGTGCGACACCTCGCGCAGGCGTACGCCCATCACCCGGACCACCGGCCCGGGTGGCACCCCTGA
- a CDS encoding phytanoyl-CoA dioxygenase family protein, with protein MTTREHLLTSVQVARFVASGSLRLDAVVPPAMNEQAVGVLDAGIPPVPYGTPLADAFAPGSFARRLTSLPAVAGAIRSLVGPEPTVDHHAVHVREPHQGFAQPLHGDAIIDVRPDAFDIQLMYYPHEVTADMGGTLSVPGSHLRRTNETDTGRYQNLRGQTRLVCPAGTVVLLHHGIWHGGRRNDSDIPRYMFKIRFNPTVPQVRLWNTDDLDDPQVGHELRTGFDWYEPAAGRLEIHNRVLLWRALTGDDTFDIDHWVTRVNNRPALGSNA; from the coding sequence ATGACGACCAGAGAACACTTGCTGACCTCGGTCCAGGTAGCCCGCTTCGTCGCGAGCGGGTCCCTGCGCCTTGACGCGGTGGTTCCACCCGCGATGAACGAGCAGGCGGTCGGCGTCCTGGACGCGGGGATACCCCCGGTGCCCTACGGGACGCCGCTCGCCGACGCGTTCGCTCCCGGGTCCTTCGCCCGGCGGCTGACGTCACTGCCGGCCGTGGCCGGGGCGATCCGGAGCCTCGTCGGTCCGGAACCGACCGTCGACCACCACGCCGTGCACGTACGGGAACCCCACCAGGGCTTCGCCCAGCCGCTGCACGGCGACGCCATCATCGACGTGCGGCCGGACGCCTTCGACATCCAGCTCATGTACTACCCGCACGAGGTCACGGCCGACATGGGCGGCACCCTGAGCGTGCCCGGCAGCCATCTGCGCCGCACCAACGAGACGGACACAGGCCGCTACCAGAACCTCCGCGGCCAGACCCGGCTCGTCTGCCCGGCAGGAACGGTCGTCCTTCTCCACCACGGCATCTGGCACGGCGGGCGCAGGAACGACAGCGACATCCCCCGGTACATGTTCAAGATCCGGTTCAACCCGACGGTTCCGCAGGTCCGGCTGTGGAACACCGACGACCTCGACGACCCGCAGGTGGGACACGAACTGCGGACGGGCTTCGACTGGTACGAGCCGGCCGCGGGCCGCCTGGAGATCCACAACCGGGTGCTGCTCTGGCGGGCGCTCACCGGCGACGACACCTTCGACATCGACCACTGGGTCACCCGCGTCAACAACCGGCCGGCCCTGGGGAGCAACGCATGA
- a CDS encoding AraC family transcriptional regulator, translating into MDQVLLSLAEPPVVVNVGVGVHGVSGPRDVFRLPGLWQLHLYGWTGHLTVGGSRHAIGPGRVSLVPPGTEATFDYRGRSEHLYAHLRLAEAGERHRVPVMQDAGREAPLISGLLKRALAAMPGSPAQATAEMWTALWRVARLAGSERPGGAHGAVASAMAHIEANLAAPLTVPEIARRSGVSHSRLTRLFRAETGSTVAAYIRSRRLEHAGHLLRESTMSVQAIACSVGIGDLQAFNKACHRELGGSPRAIRGRLLPGGTDGSD; encoded by the coding sequence ATGGATCAGGTCTTGCTCTCGCTGGCCGAGCCTCCGGTCGTGGTGAACGTCGGAGTCGGCGTGCACGGTGTCAGCGGTCCGCGGGACGTCTTCAGGCTGCCCGGCCTCTGGCAGTTGCACCTGTACGGCTGGACCGGGCATCTCACCGTCGGCGGCAGCCGGCACGCCATCGGTCCGGGGCGGGTCAGCCTCGTTCCTCCCGGGACCGAGGCCACCTTCGACTACCGCGGCCGGTCGGAGCATCTGTACGCGCATCTGCGGCTGGCGGAGGCCGGGGAACGCCACCGCGTACCCGTCATGCAGGACGCGGGCAGGGAAGCCCCTCTCATCTCGGGGCTGTTGAAGCGTGCGCTGGCCGCCATGCCGGGTTCACCGGCCCAGGCGACGGCCGAGATGTGGACGGCGCTGTGGCGGGTCGCGCGGCTCGCGGGGAGTGAGCGTCCGGGTGGTGCGCACGGGGCGGTCGCTTCGGCCATGGCTCACATCGAGGCCAATCTCGCCGCCCCGCTGACTGTGCCGGAGATCGCCCGGCGCAGCGGGGTCTCCCACAGCCGTCTGACGCGTCTCTTCCGCGCCGAGACGGGATCGACCGTGGCTGCCTACATCCGGTCCCGCCGTCTGGAGCACGCCGGGCACCTGCTGCGCGAGTCGACGATGTCGGTCCAGGCGATCGCCTGCTCGGTGGGCATCGGCGACCTCCAGGCCTTCAACAAGGCGTGCCACCGCGAACTCGGCGGTTCCCCCCGGGCGATCCGGGGCCGGCTCCTGCCCGGGGGCACCGACGGATCGGACTGA
- a CDS encoding ABC transporter ATP-binding protein: MTTPDVQRRRPGAGILRTALRRNSGAVVRGTVLMGLYQAGETAFPIALGLIVEHTMQDRSLGSLGLSIGALAVIITTVSLSWRFGMRVLQKANTTEAHRWRVKVAACGLQPVARDVGLKSGEVLTIATEDADQTADIVEVVPLLISSLVAVVVASVALGMADLRLGLLVIVGTVGILSVLSVMSRRIGSSTREQQARVARAGAKVADLITGLRPLHGFGGNHAAFLSYRKVSTEAKHQAITVARVNGVYAGTALALNAVLAAAVTLTAGWLAYGGRITIGELVMAVGLAQFIMEPLKMFSEMPKYVMMARASADRMALVLAAPPLTSPGRDRPAAGGDLEIDGVSHGTLHGLRFKVHAGEFVAVAAYQPRAGADLAAILGANVPPQAYDGVVRVSGREIGDLSVEALREHLLVNPYDGEIFEGSLRTNIDPSGTSGMVPEAVEASLLTDVVALHREGLDHAVRDRGANLSGGQRQRLSLARALAADSDVLVLHDPTTAVDAVTEQLIARNIAKLRKGRTTLVITSSPALLDAADRVLVLDDGAVTAEDTHRRLLATDEDYCRAVAR, from the coding sequence ATGACAACTCCTGACGTGCAGCGCCGCCGCCCCGGCGCCGGCATCCTCCGCACCGCCCTGCGCCGCAACTCCGGCGCGGTCGTCCGGGGGACCGTCCTCATGGGCCTCTACCAGGCGGGCGAGACCGCCTTCCCCATCGCGCTCGGCCTGATCGTCGAGCACACGATGCAGGACCGGAGCCTCGGTTCGCTCGGCCTGTCGATCGGGGCCCTGGCCGTGATCATCACGACCGTGTCGCTGTCGTGGCGGTTCGGGATGCGTGTGCTGCAGAAGGCCAACACGACCGAGGCGCACCGCTGGCGCGTCAAGGTGGCGGCCTGCGGTCTCCAGCCGGTGGCCAGGGACGTCGGCCTGAAGTCCGGCGAGGTCCTGACCATCGCCACCGAGGACGCCGACCAGACCGCCGACATCGTCGAGGTGGTCCCGCTGCTGATCAGTTCGCTGGTCGCGGTGGTGGTGGCGTCCGTCGCGCTGGGCATGGCCGACCTCCGGCTCGGACTGCTGGTGATCGTGGGAACCGTCGGGATCCTGTCCGTCCTGAGCGTGATGTCCCGGCGGATCGGCTCCAGCACGCGTGAACAGCAGGCCCGCGTGGCACGGGCGGGCGCCAAGGTCGCCGACCTGATCACCGGGCTGCGCCCGCTCCACGGCTTCGGCGGCAACCACGCGGCGTTCCTCTCCTACCGGAAGGTCAGCACCGAGGCGAAGCACCAGGCGATCACCGTCGCCCGGGTGAACGGCGTCTACGCGGGCACCGCGCTGGCCCTCAACGCGGTGCTCGCCGCCGCCGTGACCCTGACCGCGGGCTGGCTGGCGTACGGAGGCCGGATCACCATCGGTGAGCTCGTCATGGCCGTCGGTCTGGCGCAGTTCATCATGGAACCGCTCAAGATGTTCTCCGAGATGCCCAAGTACGTGATGATGGCGCGAGCCTCGGCCGACCGGATGGCCCTCGTGCTCGCCGCACCGCCACTGACGTCCCCGGGCCGTGACCGCCCGGCCGCCGGCGGCGACCTCGAGATCGACGGTGTCAGCCACGGGACGCTGCACGGACTCCGGTTCAAGGTCCACGCAGGCGAGTTCGTGGCCGTCGCCGCCTACCAGCCACGCGCGGGCGCCGACCTCGCCGCGATCCTGGGCGCTAACGTCCCGCCCCAGGCATACGACGGAGTGGTGCGGGTCAGCGGCCGGGAGATCGGGGACCTGTCGGTCGAAGCCCTCCGTGAGCACCTCCTGGTGAACCCCTACGACGGGGAGATCTTCGAGGGCAGCCTCCGCACGAACATCGATCCGTCGGGCACCAGCGGGATGGTTCCGGAGGCAGTGGAGGCGTCGCTCCTGACCGACGTCGTCGCCCTCCACCGGGAGGGACTCGACCACGCCGTCCGCGATCGTGGCGCGAACCTCTCCGGGGGGCAGCGCCAACGGCTCTCGCTGGCCCGTGCCCTCGCCGCCGACTCCGACGTCCTGGTCCTGCACGACCCGACCACCGCGGTCGACGCGGTCACCGAACAGCTCATCGCGCGCAACATCGCGAAGCTGCGCAAGGGCCGCACCACCCTGGTGATCACCAGCAGCCCGGCTCTGCTGGACGCCGCCGACCGCGTCCTCGTACTGGACGACGGTGCCGTCACGGCCGAGGACACGCACCGCCGCCTCCTCGCCACGGACGAGGACTACTGCAGAGCCGTGGCCCGGTGA